A genomic region of Sphingobacteriales bacterium contains the following coding sequences:
- a CDS encoding alpha/beta hydrolase — METIHSLQHLEIKGSGSRSMHADWHLKLNNQPKPIIIFCHGFKGFKDWGTWDLLSQYFAQAGFAMLKFNFSHNGIVAGNWQELSDLDAFAHNNFTYELDDLGKIIDWLVNENIGISVSEIDLDRIYLLGHSRGGGDVLLKAAEDSRVRKVATWAAVASHSGNYTPEELAYWREQEIIYVQNSRTGQLLPLHYQIVENLLANRRRFDILERVQHLQIPVLVVHGTADVVVPMEAAQAIVAQAPQAQLFEIEKADHVFGARHPWNTPTLPPDMQRAADATIDFFKKSK, encoded by the coding sequence ATGGAAACTATTCACAGTTTGCAACATTTAGAAATAAAAGGCAGTGGCAGCCGCAGCATGCACGCCGATTGGCATCTAAAACTCAACAATCAGCCCAAGCCGATAATCATATTTTGCCACGGATTTAAGGGTTTTAAAGATTGGGGTACTTGGGATTTGCTGTCGCAATATTTTGCACAGGCGGGTTTTGCGATGCTGAAATTTAATTTTTCGCACAATGGTATTGTGGCGGGCAATTGGCAGGAACTGAGCGATTTGGACGCTTTTGCACACAATAATTTCACTTATGAATTAGATGATTTGGGTAAAATTATAGATTGGTTGGTAAATGAAAACATCGGCATTTCGGTGAGCGAAATAGACCTCGACCGTATTTATTTGCTGGGGCACAGTCGGGGTGGCGGCGATGTGTTGCTCAAAGCCGCCGAAGACAGCCGTGTGCGCAAAGTGGCAACATGGGCGGCGGTGGCTTCGCACAGTGGCAACTATACCCCCGAAGAGTTGGCGTATTGGCGGGAGCAGGAAATTATTTATGTACAAAATTCGCGCACGGGACAACTGCTACCCCTACATTATCAAATTGTTGAAAACCTATTAGCCAACCGCCGCCGTTTTGATATTCTGGAGCGGGTGCAGCATTTGCAAATTCCGGTGTTGGTAGTGCACGGCACTGCCGATGTGGTAGTGCCAATGGAGGCGGCACAGGCTATTGTGGCACAAGCACCGCAGGCGCAGCTATTTGAAATTGAGAAAGCCGACCATGTATTCGGAGCACGCCACCCTTGGAATACTCCCACTTTGCCGCCCGATATGCAGCGTGCCGCCGATGCTACGATAGATTTTTTTAAAAAAAGCAAATAA
- a CDS encoding polyprenyl synthetase family protein: MSLEAIQKPIERELHIFEEKFKEAVRSRVALLDKVMYYIVQRKGKQMRPMFVMFAAKLNGNDGITEATYRGAALIELLHTATLVHDDVVDDAEERRGFFSVNALWKNKIAVLVGDYLLSKGLLLSVDNGDFRLLQIASTAVREMSEGELLQMEKSRLLNLNENDYYDIIRRKTASLIVAACGIGYASGGGSGFLATQLTQFAEYAGIAFQMKDDLFDYGNEKIGKPTGIDIREKKLTLPLIYTLSQASNSLRKRLLYLIKNKNNDTAAVQEVINAVWKSGGIEYAQQAMEQYRHKALEALHHFPASEGRNGLEQLMDYTINRTK, translated from the coding sequence ATGTCGCTCGAAGCCATACAAAAACCCATTGAACGCGAATTGCATATCTTTGAAGAAAAGTTCAAAGAAGCAGTGCGCAGCCGTGTGGCTTTGTTGGATAAGGTGATGTATTATATTGTGCAGCGCAAAGGCAAGCAGATGCGACCGATGTTTGTGATGTTTGCCGCAAAACTCAACGGAAATGACGGCATCACCGAAGCCACCTATCGTGGGGCAGCACTGATAGAGTTGTTGCACACCGCCACCCTCGTACACGATGATGTAGTAGATGATGCCGAAGAACGGCGCGGCTTTTTTTCGGTCAATGCGCTGTGGAAAAATAAAATTGCTGTATTGGTGGGCGATTATTTGCTCTCAAAGGGCTTGTTGTTGTCGGTGGATAATGGTGATTTTCGCCTGCTCCAGATTGCTTCTACTGCCGTGCGCGAAATGAGCGAGGGCGAACTGCTCCAAATGGAAAAATCCCGCCTCCTCAACCTCAACGAAAATGATTATTACGACATCATTCGCCGCAAAACAGCTTCCCTCATTGTGGCAGCCTGCGGCATCGGCTACGCTTCGGGGGGCGGCAGCGGATTTTTGGCAACACAACTTACCCAATTTGCCGAATATGCCGGTATCGCTTTTCAGATGAAAGATGACCTCTTTGACTACGGCAACGAAAAAATAGGCAAACCCACCGGCATTGACATTCGAGAAAAAAAACTCACCCTGCCCCTTATTTATACCCTCAGCCAAGCCAGCAACTCCCTGCGCAAGCGGCTTTTGTATTTGATAAAAAATAAAAATAACGACACCGCCGCCGTACAAGAAGTTATCAACGCCGTATGGAAAAGCGGCGGTATTGAATATGCCCAACAAGCCATGGAGCAGTATCGCCACAAAGCCTTAGAAGCCCTACACCATTTTCCCGCCTCCGAAGGCAGAAACGGTTTGGAACAATTGATGGATTATACCATCAACCGCACCAAATAA
- a CDS encoding class I SAM-dependent methyltransferase, which produces MTYNSISRSICPFCLHKDIQYHFTATDYSVSGESFEVWRCMQCAGEYTQRAPAASDIGKYYASDNYISHSDTRKGMMSQIYHRVRARMLQSKSRLLEQWQGASQKRLLDIGCGTGYFLNTLQQKGWQVQGVEVSEGARHFARERFGLQVADTLSAVQGSGAQHFDAITLWHVLEHVHDLDAYWQQFGQLLAPQGTLIIAVPNHQSYDARHYWVHWAAWDVPRHLYHFSPKSMEILAKRHGFEIAEKRQLPFDPFYVALLSEKYRRSGFGWLRGGITGFWSWLQGSLHTERASSVIYVLRRQIKG; this is translated from the coding sequence ATGACCTACAACAGCATCAGCCGCAGCATTTGCCCTTTTTGTTTGCACAAAGATATTCAGTATCATTTCACCGCCACCGACTACTCTGTGAGTGGCGAGTCGTTTGAGGTGTGGCGTTGTATGCAGTGCGCGGGCGAATATACACAACGCGCACCCGCAGCCTCCGACATCGGCAAGTATTATGCCTCCGACAATTATATTTCGCACTCCGACACGCGCAAAGGTATGATGTCTCAAATATACCATCGGGTGCGGGCGCGTATGTTGCAGAGCAAAAGCCGCCTATTAGAGCAATGGCAGGGTGCATCGCAAAAACGGCTCTTGGACATCGGCTGCGGCACGGGCTACTTTTTGAATACCCTGCAACAAAAAGGCTGGCAGGTGCAGGGAGTGGAGGTGAGCGAAGGAGCGCGGCATTTTGCACGGGAGCGGTTCGGATTGCAGGTAGCAGATACTTTGTCGGCGGTGCAAGGGAGCGGTGCGCAGCACTTTGATGCCATTACGCTATGGCATGTGCTGGAGCACGTCCACGATTTAGATGCCTACTGGCAGCAGTTCGGGCAACTGCTCGCACCGCAAGGCACACTCATTATTGCCGTGCCCAACCACCAAAGCTACGATGCCCGCCATTATTGGGTACATTGGGCAGCGTGGGACGTGCCGCGCCATTTGTATCATTTCAGCCCGAAAAGCATGGAAATTTTGGCAAAGCGGCACGGTTTTGAAATAGCCGAAAAACGGCAGTTGCCCTTCGACCCTTTTTATGTGGCATTATTGAGCGAAAAATACCGCCGTTCCGGTTTTGGCTGGTTGCGCGGAGGTATTACGGGTTTTTGGAGTTGGCTACAGGGCAGCCTGCACACTGAGCGGGCGAGTTCGGTAATTTATGTGTTGAGGCGGCAAATCAAGGGATAA
- a CDS encoding 2Fe-2S iron-sulfur cluster binding domain-containing protein, translating to MDNTIEIFVIDREGTKHTLEAPTDMGMNLMELCKAYELPVKGTCGGMALCASCQVYVLSDHELSEATDDELLMLDQAFYVQKNSRLGCQIHLNDNINGLTVQLAPESEV from the coding sequence ATGGATAATACCATAGAGATATTTGTAATCGACCGCGAAGGCACAAAACATACCCTCGAAGCTCCCACAGATATGGGTATGAACTTAATGGAGTTGTGCAAAGCATACGAGTTGCCAGTTAAAGGCACTTGCGGAGGTATGGCATTGTGTGCCTCGTGCCAAGTATATGTACTGAGCGACCACGAACTCAGCGAAGCCACCGATGATGAGTTATTGATGCTCGACCAAGCATTTTATGTACAAAAAAACAGCCGTTTAGGTTGCCAAATTCATTTAAACGATAACATCAACGGACTTACCGTACAACTTGCTCCCGAAAGCGAAGTATAA
- the crcB gene encoding fluoride efflux transporter CrcB yields the protein MMNTYYVALFVGGGLGTLCRFWVSKSLSPYLVFPLGTLASNILASLIMGFFLGYWAKADGGVPYLLRLWVAVGFCGGFSTFSAYSFEVFQMLQQGRWGTAAVYVMVSTVFCVLSTALAWWIAQSVS from the coding sequence ATGATGAATACTTATTATGTCGCTTTATTTGTAGGCGGCGGCTTAGGTACGCTCTGCCGTTTTTGGGTGAGTAAGTCCTTATCGCCTTATTTGGTATTTCCGCTCGGCACTCTGGCTTCCAATATATTGGCTTCGCTGATAATGGGCTTTTTTTTGGGATATTGGGCAAAAGCAGACGGCGGCGTACCCTATTTGCTTCGCTTGTGGGTAGCCGTTGGTTTTTGTGGCGGTTTCAGTACCTTTTCCGCTTACAGCTTTGAGGTGTTTCAAATGCTGCAACAGGGTCGCTGGGGCACGGCGGCGGTGTATGTTATGGTGAGTACTGTTTTTTGTGTATTATCCACTGCCCTCGCTTGGTGGATAGCGCAAAGTGTGTCTTAA
- a CDS encoding undecaprenyl/decaprenyl-phosphate alpha-N-acetylglucosaminyl 1-phosphate transferase: MMLISVQIFTVLNIGLLLINIIIALILINRVLRGIQSGLLQQQLSKNAQEVRWSAQAKPLVGGTVFATALAVGLVAYVFLFKGSLTGVQWGLVAATFFGYLLGLIDDNRNISAAAKFGGQLLCAHLIYFSGNIIGFSTLPWLNYMATIFWVVALMNSINMIDNMDGIAGTIALFAALALCGCSNDASWQALLVAVAGGLLGFLYYNWHPSKVYMGDSGSQFLGAFLGAASIALLWNVAPLPSDGLVYWQVLCLPLLLFTPCLVDTLTVTGRRLARGQSPFVGGRDHTTHRLALSGLKDNQVAWIFVALSAISAAGTYFLHSTQACKGAFCWTVFAYFALVFGIMQWFYRIKHPHHSSRL; encoded by the coding sequence ATGATGTTGATAAGTGTGCAAATTTTTACTGTTCTGAACATAGGGCTGCTGCTGATAAATATTATCATAGCGTTGATATTAATCAATCGTGTGTTGCGTGGCATACAAAGCGGATTGCTGCAACAACAACTTTCCAAAAATGCGCAGGAGGTGCGCTGGTCGGCGCAGGCAAAGCCTTTGGTGGGCGGCACTGTGTTTGCAACTGCTTTGGCAGTAGGATTGGTGGCATATGTGTTTTTATTTAAAGGCTCGCTTACAGGGGTACAGTGGGGGCTTGTTGCTGCCACTTTTTTCGGTTATTTGTTGGGATTGATAGATGATAATCGCAATATCAGCGCGGCGGCTAAGTTTGGCGGGCAATTGCTCTGTGCTCATCTTATTTATTTCAGTGGAAATATCATCGGTTTTTCTACACTCCCTTGGCTCAATTATATGGCTACCATTTTTTGGGTCGTTGCTTTGATGAACTCCATTAATATGATTGACAACATGGACGGCATTGCGGGTACTATTGCGCTGTTTGCCGCCCTTGCTTTATGCGGGTGCAGCAATGACGCATCGTGGCAGGCATTGTTGGTGGCAGTAGCAGGCGGTTTGTTGGGATTTTTGTATTACAACTGGCACCCCTCCAAAGTATATATGGGCGATAGCGGCAGTCAGTTTCTGGGGGCTTTTTTGGGTGCCGCTTCTATTGCTTTGTTGTGGAATGTAGCTCCTTTGCCCTCTGATGGCTTGGTATATTGGCAGGTGTTGTGTTTGCCTTTGTTGTTGTTTACGCCTTGTTTGGTGGATACCCTCACTGTAACAGGGCGGCGGTTGGCTCGTGGGCAGTCGCCTTTTGTGGGCGGGCGCGACCACACTACGCATCGCTTGGCATTGTCGGGGCTGAAAGATAATCAGGTGGCGTGGATATTTGTTGCATTGTCGGCAATTTCCGCAGCAGGCACTTATTTTCTGCACAGCACACAAGCCTGCAAAGGGGCTTTTTGCTGGACGGTTTTTGCTTATTTCGCGCTTGTTTTTGGCATAATGCAATGGTTTTATCGTATCAAGCACCCACATCATTCTTCCCGTTTATGA
- a CDS encoding DinB family protein, which produces MMNTDFRSELKTQLDNNTAAFETAAKAIDVAIVDIKPTPERWSLAECVEHVYAVEKGIVRLLFLLGQGNEGANDRFAETVPYEKMQKAMQNRNRYWEAPDFVQPKGTRGDWNTLLQKIIAQRQQLSEALNTPQGLPFGTATAPHPYMGELTMLDWLHLLIEHNKRHLLQMQEITEAISAT; this is translated from the coding sequence ATGATGAATACAGATTTTCGCTCCGAACTCAAAACACAATTAGATAACAACACTGCTGCATTTGAAACTGCTGCCAAAGCAATAGATGTGGCGATTGTGGATATAAAACCTACGCCGGAACGCTGGTCGCTTGCCGAGTGTGTGGAGCATGTGTATGCGGTGGAAAAGGGAATTGTGCGGCTGCTCTTTCTTTTGGGGCAGGGCAACGAGGGCGCAAACGACCGCTTCGCCGAAACCGTGCCCTACGAAAAAATGCAGAAAGCAATGCAAAACCGCAATCGCTACTGGGAAGCTCCCGATTTTGTACAACCCAAGGGCACACGCGGCGACTGGAATACGCTGCTCCAAAAAATTATCGCCCAACGCCAACAACTCAGCGAGGCTTTGAACACGCCGCAGGGTTTGCCGTTTGGAACGGCTACCGCTCCGCACCCTTATATGGGCGAACTCACCATGCTGGATTGGTTGCATTTGCTCATTGAACACAACAAGCGGCATTTATTGCAAATGCAGGAAATTACAGAGGCAATTTCGGCAACTTAA
- the prfA gene encoding peptide chain release factor 1: MIDKLEAILIRYEDVRLQLSDPAIMSDIKRYTQLSREFKELEEIAKVTQVYKQLLGSIEESEEILANESDAELRDFARAELEEAQGKLPEIEEQVKNLLIPKDPEDNKNAILEIRAGTGGDEAAIFAGDLFRMYKRYIENKGWNMEILSENESSSGGFKEISLEISGEQVYGELKYESGVHRVQRVPETEAKGRVHTSAATVAVLPEADEVDVQINPADLRVDTYRASGAGGQHVNKTESAIRITHVPTGLVAESQQSRNQHKNREIAMKMLFTRLYEMEYTKHMNEIAARRKTLVSTGDRSAKIRTYNFPQGRITDHRIDLTLYKLEAIINGDLQEIIDALKLVENAEKLKEGSN; this comes from the coding sequence ATGATAGATAAATTAGAGGCGATTTTAATACGCTACGAAGATGTGCGTTTGCAATTATCCGACCCCGCTATTATGAGCGACATCAAACGCTACACACAACTCAGCCGCGAGTTTAAAGAATTGGAAGAAATCGCCAAAGTAACACAAGTGTATAAACAACTGCTGGGCAGCATTGAAGAAAGCGAAGAAATTTTGGCAAATGAAAGCGATGCCGAACTGCGCGATTTTGCAAGAGCCGAATTAGAAGAGGCGCAAGGCAAATTGCCGGAGATAGAAGAACAGGTCAAAAATCTTTTAATACCCAAAGACCCCGAAGACAACAAAAACGCCATTTTGGAAATTCGCGCCGGTACGGGCGGCGATGAAGCGGCGATTTTTGCGGGCGATTTGTTTCGTATGTACAAACGCTACATAGAAAACAAAGGCTGGAATATGGAAATATTGTCGGAGAATGAGAGCAGTTCGGGCGGATTTAAAGAAATTTCGTTAGAAATCAGCGGCGAGCAGGTATATGGCGAATTGAAATACGAATCGGGTGTACACCGCGTGCAGCGCGTACCCGAAACCGAAGCCAAAGGGCGCGTACATACATCGGCAGCCACCGTTGCCGTATTGCCCGAAGCCGATGAAGTAGATGTACAAATCAATCCTGCCGACCTGCGAGTAGATACCTACCGCGCCAGCGGAGCAGGCGGACAGCACGTTAATAAAACAGAATCCGCTATCCGCATCACACACGTACCCACAGGCCTGGTTGCCGAAAGCCAGCAAAGCCGCAATCAGCACAAAAACCGCGAAATAGCGATGAAGATGCTCTTTACGCGCCTGTACGAAATGGAATACACCAAACACATGAACGAAATTGCCGCCCGCCGCAAAACCTTGGTTTCCACAGGCGACCGTTCTGCTAAAATACGCACCTACAATTTTCCGCAGGGGCGCATCACCGACCACCGCATTGATTTGACCCTCTATAAATTAGAAGCCATTATCAACGGCGATTTGCAGGAAATTATTGATGCGCTCAAATTGGTAGAAAATGCCGAAAAACTAAAAGAAGGCAGCAATTAA
- the metG gene encoding methionine--tRNA ligase, which produces MTYQRYTITAALPYANGGVHIGHLAGAYIPADIYVRYLRRRYGKEKVLFVCGSDEHGVPITLRAQKEGITPQELVDKYHHIMGSSFAQFGIDFDIYHRTSDPLHHETAAHFFKKMYDAGVLPEKESEQYYDTEQGRFLADRYIIGTCPRCANENAYGDQCEKCGSTLSPQDLIRPRSALSGSALTLRPTTHWYLPLDSYQQSWLNAWILEGEGRSEAWKNSVMGQCRSWLEQGLQPRAVTRDLEWGVALPIPHTEGKVLYVWFDAPIGYISASKAWAAQQAGRDWRPFWQSSDSKLVHFIGKDNIVFHCIIFPAMLRQMQDLGEPYILPVNIPANEFLNLEGEKISTSRNHAVWLDEYLQDFPQQQDALRYALTSIIPESKDSDFTWADFQLKVNSELVAILGNFVNRVLVLTHKFLEGKTPSAKEIEDNSELRTKILAAYRSNFEESNKNICNMIAGLENYRFREAQAEMMNLARGGNKFLADCEPWKIYKSDPEACAAVLSYALELTANIAVACEPFLPNTARRILEQLRLDISEACRQQFWEQGVLQNILPEFHTLNSPELLFRNIEDEEIKVQTDRLAARKAERVAAAPAAVVYAPLKESIAYDDFAKLDLRTATIVAAERIPKADKLLKLTLNVGFEERTVLSGIAEHFEPEAIIGRQVLLLANLAPRTMRGVVSNGMILMAEDAEGKLHFVAPPVAINNGATIS; this is translated from the coding sequence GTGACCTACCAACGCTATACCATCACGGCAGCACTGCCTTACGCCAACGGCGGCGTACACATCGGGCATCTTGCCGGAGCTTATATTCCTGCCGATATTTATGTGCGTTATCTGCGCCGCCGCTACGGAAAAGAGAAGGTACTCTTTGTGTGTGGCTCTGACGAACACGGTGTTCCTATTACGTTGCGTGCTCAAAAAGAAGGTATCACCCCGCAGGAGTTGGTGGATAAATACCACCATATTATGGGCAGCAGTTTTGCTCAATTCGGTATTGATTTTGATATTTATCATCGCACCTCCGACCCTTTGCATCACGAAACAGCAGCGCATTTTTTTAAAAAAATGTATGATGCGGGCGTGTTGCCGGAAAAAGAAAGCGAACAATATTATGATACCGAACAGGGGCGTTTTCTTGCCGACCGCTACATTATAGGCACTTGCCCGCGCTGTGCCAACGAAAATGCCTACGGCGACCAGTGCGAAAAATGCGGCTCTACCCTTTCGCCGCAAGACCTTATCCGTCCGCGCTCGGCGTTGAGTGGCTCGGCATTGACATTGCGCCCCACTACGCATTGGTATTTGCCATTGGACAGCTACCAGCAGTCGTGGCTCAATGCTTGGATATTGGAGGGCGAAGGGCGCAGCGAGGCGTGGAAAAATTCGGTGATGGGGCAATGTCGCTCGTGGTTGGAGCAGGGTTTGCAGCCGCGTGCCGTCACGCGCGATTTGGAGTGGGGCGTGGCTTTGCCCATTCCGCACACCGAGGGCAAGGTGCTGTATGTATGGTTCGATGCGCCCATCGGCTACATATCGGCGAGCAAGGCGTGGGCGGCACAGCAAGCGGGGCGCGACTGGCGACCCTTTTGGCAAAGCAGCGACAGCAAGTTGGTGCATTTTATCGGCAAAGACAATATCGTATTTCACTGCATTATTTTTCCGGCAATGCTGCGCCAGATGCAGGATTTGGGCGAGCCTTATATATTGCCTGTAAATATACCAGCCAATGAGTTTTTGAATTTGGAAGGTGAAAAAATATCAACCAGCCGCAACCACGCTGTTTGGTTAGATGAATATTTGCAGGATTTTCCGCAGCAGCAAGATGCTTTGCGCTATGCCCTCACGAGTATTATTCCCGAAAGCAAAGACAGCGACTTTACTTGGGCAGATTTTCAGTTGAAGGTAAACAGCGAGTTGGTAGCGATTTTGGGCAATTTTGTGAATCGGGTGTTGGTGCTGACGCACAAATTTTTGGAAGGAAAAACGCCTTCGGCAAAAGAAATAGAAGACAACAGCGAATTAAGAACCAAAATTCTCGCTGCTTACAGGAGTAATTTTGAAGAGAGTAATAAAAATATATGCAATATGATAGCGGGCTTGGAGAATTATCGTTTTCGTGAGGCGCAAGCCGAAATGATGAATTTGGCACGGGGCGGCAATAAGTTTTTGGCAGATTGCGAACCTTGGAAAATCTACAAAAGCGACCCCGAAGCCTGCGCTGCCGTATTGAGCTATGCGCTGGAGCTTACCGCTAATATTGCGGTGGCTTGCGAGCCGTTTTTGCCCAACACAGCGCGGCGTATTTTGGAGCAGCTTCGCCTTGATATTTCAGAAGCCTGTCGGCAGCAATTTTGGGAGCAGGGTGTTTTGCAAAATATTTTACCCGAATTTCATACGCTCAACAGCCCCGAATTGTTGTTCAGAAACATTGAAGATGAAGAAATAAAGGTACAGACCGACCGATTGGCGGCGAGAAAAGCCGAGCGCGTGGCGGCGGCTCCGGCGGCTGTGGTGTATGCGCCGCTCAAAGAAAGCATCGCTTATGATGATTTTGCGAAATTAGACCTTCGTACTGCTACGATTGTGGCGGCAGAGCGCATTCCGAAGGCGGATAAATTGCTGAAACTGACATTGAATGTGGGTTTTGAGGAGCGCACGGTGTTGAGTGGCATTGCGGAGCATTTTGAACCCGAAGCGATTATCGGGCGGCAGGTGTTGTTGTTGGCAAATTTAGCTCCCCGCACGATGCGCGGTGTGGTATCCAACGGAATGATTTTGATGGCAGAAGATGCCGAAGGCAAACTGCATTTTGTAGCCCCGCCTGTTGCTATCAACAACGGCGCGACTATTTCGTAA
- a CDS encoding NAD(P) transhydrogenase subunit alpha — translation MDTQTLLVLIYILVLASYVGFELIAKVPPTLHTPLMSGSNAISGITLVGAILASNFGDLHHLSKWLGLVSVVFAAINVVGGYWVTDRMLRMFKKKK, via the coding sequence ATGGATACTCAAACTTTATTGGTACTCATCTATATCCTCGTACTCGCCAGCTATGTGGGCTTCGAACTCATCGCCAAAGTACCCCCCACTTTGCACACTCCTCTGATGTCCGGCTCCAACGCCATCTCCGGCATCACCCTCGTAGGGGCTATCCTCGCTTCCAATTTCGGCGATTTGCACCACCTCAGCAAATGGTTGGGCTTGGTGTCGGTGGTATTTGCCGCTATTAATGTAGTAGGCGGCTATTGGGTTACTGACCGTATGCTGCGTATGTTCAAAAAGAAAAAATAA
- a CDS encoding carboxypeptidase regulatory-like domain-containing protein — translation MNARQESKLNMYRALTQYCDKNAALIATVPAFSNALNTLKTKIAAIQSNASKESAQIGGIAQDKTAAKEILCTRTAEIAAAVYAYAHQTNNNTLRQKMNFSVSDLLRIKDDLLVPTCQVIYNQAQANLPNLADYALNAAALTTLQNAMNNYTNATPLVRNAIGNRSTFRINIKNLLKETDDLLKNQLDKISLQFKNTNPDFLLTYRQLRIIIDPTRTTTGIKIELKNNQTLLPVPNATISIAELNINATTGAGGIAHIKPVPHGNYTLLISAPGYQNAQSAVKVIQGKSNPLALQLQILQ, via the coding sequence ATGAACGCACGTCAAGAATCCAAACTCAACATGTATCGCGCCCTCACTCAATACTGCGACAAAAACGCCGCCCTCATTGCCACGGTGCCTGCATTCTCCAATGCCCTCAACACCCTCAAAACCAAAATCGCCGCTATCCAAAGCAACGCCTCCAAAGAATCCGCCCAAATCGGCGGCATCGCACAAGATAAAACCGCCGCCAAAGAAATACTCTGCACCCGCACCGCCGAAATCGCCGCCGCCGTATATGCCTACGCCCACCAAACCAACAACAACACCCTCCGCCAAAAAATGAACTTCTCCGTCTCCGACCTCCTCCGCATCAAAGACGACCTCCTCGTACCCACCTGCCAAGTCATCTACAACCAAGCACAAGCCAACCTACCCAACCTCGCCGACTATGCCCTCAACGCCGCCGCACTCACCACCCTCCAAAACGCCATGAACAACTACACCAATGCCACACCCCTCGTCCGAAACGCCATCGGCAACCGAAGCACCTTCCGCATCAATATCAAAAACCTCCTCAAAGAAACCGACGACCTCCTCAAAAACCAACTCGACAAAATATCCCTCCAATTCAAAAATACCAACCCCGATTTCCTACTCACCTACCGCCAACTCCGCATCATCATCGACCCCACCCGAACCACCACCGGCATCAAAATAGAACTCAAAAACAACCAAACCCTCCTCCCCGTCCCCAACGCCACCATTAGCATTGCAGAACTCAACATCAATGCCACCACCGGAGCCGGCGGCATCGCACACATCAAACCCGTCCCTCACGGCAATTACACCCTGCTCATCTCCGCACCCGGATACCAAAATGCCCAAAGTGCCGTCAAAGTCATTCAAGGCAAATCAAATCCCCTCGCCCTTCAGCTCCAAATACTTCAATAA
- a CDS encoding T9SS type A sorting domain-containing protein, with protein MKYFIFYITMLLSCSSLLQAQEDDYIPMLQDGNVWTISSSQGGIIAGTTNKYTTVKIAGDSLINGKVYKKLVDSTYLNTYNYETGMYDTISYPFKLLVLLREENKQVIGYNNATATEGVVYDFNIQVGDYIPKDMYAYSRVQSSGDTILADGLSHRYFEIVDTCTFMWCGSTCSPYLLIEGVGTNEGFYAPANCVYFEQVSSSWLNCLNRNGNAIYGCGVPDDTLSVPVLALPPQRVSVSPNPAVEWVEFRAAMPLEWRIYDVRGVLRYRSGGAQSYLPLSLQGWQSGVYYYQATDGRGQYSGKFLVCP; from the coding sequence ATGAAATACTTTATATTTTACATCACTATGCTGTTGAGTTGCTCCTCTTTGCTCCAAGCGCAAGAAGACGATTATATACCGATGTTGCAAGATGGTAATGTGTGGACTATATCAAGTTCCCAAGGAGGCATAATAGCAGGCACGACTAATAAATATACCACGGTAAAAATAGCCGGAGATAGCCTTATCAATGGTAAGGTGTATAAAAAACTAGTGGATTCTACCTATTTAAATACATATAATTATGAGACTGGTATGTATGATACAATTAGTTACCCTTTCAAGTTATTAGTTTTATTGAGAGAAGAAAATAAACAGGTTATTGGTTATAATAACGCTACTGCTACAGAGGGTGTTGTCTACGATTTTAATATTCAGGTGGGCGATTATATTCCTAAGGATATGTATGCTTATTCAAGGGTTCAAAGCAGTGGCGATACTATTTTGGCAGATGGTTTGTCGCACCGCTATTTTGAAATTGTAGATACCTGCACTTTTATGTGGTGTGGTAGTACGTGTTCCCCTTACTTACTGATAGAAGGGGTGGGTACAAATGAGGGATTTTATGCTCCTGCTAATTGTGTCTATTTTGAGCAAGTCTCAAGTTCATGGCTAAATTGCCTCAATCGCAATGGCAATGCCATTTATGGGTGTGGTGTTCCGGACGACACATTGAGCGTTCCGGTACTTGCGTTGCCGCCGCAGAGGGTGAGTGTATCGCCAAATCCGGCGGTGGAGTGGGTGGAGTTTCGTGCGGCGATGCCTTTGGAGTGGCGTATTTACGATGTGAGGGGTGTGTTGCGCTATCGGAGTGGTGGGGCGCAAAGTTATTTGCCTCTTTCTTTACAAGGCTGGCAGTCGGGCGTTTATTATTATCAAGCCACAGACGGCAGGGGGCAGTATAGCGGTAAGTTTTTGGTTTGTCCGTAA